In Spirochaeta isovalerica, the genomic window GTTGATCACCAGATCGAAGTCATGATGAAGAATTCTTTCGGTTTCGGAGGAGTGAACTGTACTTCCATAATAAAAAGATACAAGGAAGATTAAATAGATGAATGTATTTGTCACAGGGGGATCCCGGGGAATCGGACGCGGCATCGTTCTGAAGATGATAAAAGAAGGCTACGGATGTGCCTTCACATATGCCGGAAACGTGGAAGCGGCTGAGGAAACTATCCGTCAGGCAAAAGAAATCCGGAAAGACTGCAGTATTATCTCCTATAAGATGGATCAGTCTAAAGTCTCCGAAGTGGAGAGTGTTCTCGAAAACGCCATTAAGGATTTCGGAGATTTCGGGGCTCTGGTCAATAACGCGGCAATTCTCAAAGACAATGTACTTGCTTTTATGAGTGATGAAGAATGGGATGACGTCATTAAGACAAACCTTTACGGACCTTTTTATGTCACAAGAGGTCTGCTGATGCATTTTCTTTCCAATAAATTCGGACGGATCATCAGTATCTCTTCACTTTCACAGGGAGGATCGAGCGGTCAGGCCAACTATGCGGCCAGCAAAGCCGGACTGGTTGCTTTATCCCAGACCATCGCACGGGAATACGGTCCGAAAAAGATTACATCCAATGTCGTTGTCGTGGGTTACGTCCCCACAGATATGACCAAAGAGAATATGAATAACGAGCTGTCGAAGATCTGGATGGATTACTGCCCGACAAGGCGGGTCGGAAAACCTGAAGAGATCGCCGATGCCGTGTATTATCTGACAACTGAAAATGCCGGTTTCATCAATGGAGAGGTTCTCCATGTAACCGGTGGCTTAACTTACGCACCATAGTCCAAAAAAGATATTTCGGGGGGCTGGTCGCAGGCGTAGCCTGCTGCTCGCCCATGCAACCTCGGACGCGAAGCGTCGGGTCCCGAACATAGTCGGCAAAATAGGATATTTCGGGTTCAGCTATTGGCTGGAGCCCTTTACAGTTGAGAATAAGGAGAACAAATGAGTCGTCGAGTCGGAATTGAAAAAATAAACATTTACGGAACTTCCATGTTCCTCGACCAGAAAAAACTGGCCGTTGCAAGAGGAAAGGATCCTGAAAAAGTCGTAAGCGATTTTCTTATAGATACAAGATCACTCAATCCCCCCTGGGAGGATACTGTCACAATGGCCGCCAATGCTGCCAAAAAAGTCATGGAAGGGATAGATCCAGAAGAAATCGGTATGCTTATTGTCGGGACGGAAGGTTCTGTTGACTTCGGCAAGCCCATCAGTACAAATATCATGGGAGCTCTCGGGCTTCACAACAATATCAGAAACTACGAAACCAAGCATGCCTGCTATAGCGGTGTAGCCGCTATGGACCCCGCTGTCAGCTGGGTGGCGTCCGGTTTCAACCACGGGAAAAAAGCTCTTGTCATCGCGACAGACTTTTCCAGAGAGCACCTCGATACGAAAGAGGAGTTTGTAATGGGCGGTACTGCCGCTGCCATGATTATCAGCGACAACCCCGAAGTCCTGGAACTGGAAATGAATAAAAGAGGGACCTGGTCAACCGATATCTATGACACTTTCAGACCGACGGCCCTTGCCGAAGTGGGAAACAATGAAGTCAGCCTTTATTCCTACATGGATGCGCTGGAAGGTTCTTATATCGACTACTGTAAAAAAGCCGGTAAAGAGATCGATTTCGAAAAAGAGTTCAGATATAACCTCTATCACACTCCTTTTCCGGGAATCGCATTCCAGGGACACAGAACGCTGCTCAACAAGGACAGAGAGGTCCGTCTGAAGAAAAAAGAGATTCAGGCCGATTTCGATAAGCGCGTTATGCCCGGTCTCCAGCTTTCCAGAAGAATCGGATCCACTTACGGATGCAGTAACTTTGTCGGTCTGGCCGCTCTGCTTTCCGGCGATGCACCAGTCGATGAAGGCGATAGAATCAGTCTTTTCGCTTATGGTTCCGGGGCTATAGGTGAGTTCTACAGCGGAATTCTCCAGAAGAACAGCCGGAAAATCGTTAAAGATATGAAAATTCATGAAACTTTCGATCAGAGAAGAGAGTGTTCTGTAGAAGAA contains:
- a CDS encoding SDR family oxidoreductase, producing MNVFVTGGSRGIGRGIVLKMIKEGYGCAFTYAGNVEAAEETIRQAKEIRKDCSIISYKMDQSKVSEVESVLENAIKDFGDFGALVNNAAILKDNVLAFMSDEEWDDVIKTNLYGPFYVTRGLLMHFLSNKFGRIISISSLSQGGSSGQANYAASKAGLVALSQTIAREYGPKKITSNVVVVGYVPTDMTKENMNNELSKIWMDYCPTRRVGKPEEIADAVYYLTTENAGFINGEVLHVTGGLTYAP
- a CDS encoding hydroxymethylglutaryl-CoA synthase family protein, with the protein product MSRRVGIEKINIYGTSMFLDQKKLAVARGKDPEKVVSDFLIDTRSLNPPWEDTVTMAANAAKKVMEGIDPEEIGMLIVGTEGSVDFGKPISTNIMGALGLHNNIRNYETKHACYSGVAAMDPAVSWVASGFNHGKKALVIATDFSREHLDTKEEFVMGGTAAAMIISDNPEVLELEMNKRGTWSTDIYDTFRPTALAEVGNNEVSLYSYMDALEGSYIDYCKKAGKEIDFEKEFRYNLYHTPFPGIAFQGHRTLLNKDREVRLKKKEIQADFDKRVMPGLQLSRRIGSTYGCSNFVGLAALLSGDAPVDEGDRISLFAYGSGAIGEFYSGILQKNSRKIVKDMKIHETFDQRRECSVEEYEMVEKLRNTYVENANFKPDFSILDDHYKKHYEGKGLLVLKEVKDYYRTYEWS